A section of the Candidatus Eisenbacteria bacterium genome encodes:
- a CDS encoding bifunctional UDP-3-O-[3-hydroxymyristoyl] N-acetylglucosamine deacetylase/3-hydroxyacyl-ACP dehydratase, with product MSSRTRQRTIAREASISGVGLHTGHEVTMRFRPAPPNTGVRFVRVDLDEPVEIVADITNTVDMEGSMRRTILEKGNVRISTVEHVLATVAGLGIDNVRIEIDSEEPAEPDGSALPYVRLLREAGIQEQDAERFYLRVDRPIALQENGIELVVLPHDGLRVSFTIQYDNPVIGTQHVNFDIDEESFGREIAPARTFALQNEVDRLRQMGLIKGGTYANAIVVHKETVESDEQLRFADEFVRHKVLDLLGDLFLVGLPMRCHILAHKAGHTANVKLARLLRRYAEEKHGPTLKLRHEVLHASNVDINFIMKIMPHRYPFLLVDRIIELTETRVVGIKNVTINEPFFIGHFPGHPIMPAVLIIEAMAQTGGILLLSSVDHPEGKLVYFMGIDDAKFRKPVLPGDTLRFELELLRLKTRACKMRGRAYVGDDLVAGADLLSMIVDR from the coding sequence ATGAGCTCCCGCACGCGCCAGCGAACGATCGCCCGCGAGGCCTCGATCTCCGGCGTGGGGCTTCATACGGGGCACGAGGTCACGATGCGCTTTCGCCCCGCGCCGCCGAACACGGGCGTCCGCTTCGTGCGCGTCGATCTGGATGAACCGGTCGAGATCGTCGCGGACATCACGAACACCGTCGACATGGAAGGGAGCATGCGCCGGACGATTCTCGAGAAAGGAAACGTCCGGATCAGCACCGTCGAGCATGTCCTCGCGACGGTCGCCGGGCTCGGGATCGACAACGTCCGCATCGAGATCGACTCGGAGGAGCCGGCCGAGCCGGACGGGAGCGCTCTCCCCTACGTGCGCCTCCTCCGCGAAGCGGGGATTCAAGAGCAGGACGCCGAACGCTTCTACTTGCGCGTCGATCGCCCGATCGCGCTTCAAGAAAACGGGATCGAGCTGGTCGTTCTTCCGCACGACGGGCTCCGGGTCAGCTTCACGATCCAGTACGACAACCCGGTGATCGGCACGCAACACGTCAACTTCGACATCGACGAGGAATCGTTCGGCCGGGAGATCGCGCCCGCGCGGACGTTCGCCCTCCAGAACGAGGTCGACCGCTTGCGCCAGATGGGGCTGATCAAGGGAGGGACATACGCGAACGCGATCGTCGTGCACAAGGAGACGGTCGAGAGCGACGAGCAGCTCCGGTTCGCCGACGAGTTCGTGCGCCACAAAGTCCTCGACCTCCTCGGCGACCTCTTCCTCGTCGGCCTGCCGATGCGGTGCCATATCCTCGCCCACAAGGCGGGGCACACGGCGAACGTGAAGCTCGCGCGCCTCCTTCGCCGCTACGCCGAGGAGAAGCACGGGCCGACCCTGAAGCTCCGGCACGAGGTCCTTCACGCATCCAACGTCGACATCAACTTCATCATGAAGATCATGCCCCACCGCTATCCGTTCCTCCTGGTGGACCGGATTATCGAGCTCACGGAAACCCGCGTGGTGGGGATCAAGAATGTCACGATCAACGAGCCGTTCTTCATCGGGCATTTCCCGGGGCACCCGATCATGCCCGCCGTGCTCATCATCGAGGCGATGGCGCAGACCGGCGGGATTCTTCTCCTCTCGTCGGTGGATCACCCGGAAGGGAAGCTGGTCTACTTTATGGGCATCGATGACGCGAAGTTCCGCAAGCCGGTTCTCCCCGGAGACACGCTCCGGTTCGAACTCGAGCTTCTGAGGTTGAAGACGAGGGCCTGCAAGATGCGCGGCCGCGCCTACGTGGGAGACGACCTGGTCGCCGGAGCGGATCTCCTCTCCATGATCGTGGACCGGTGA
- the lpxD gene encoding UDP-3-O-(3-hydroxymyristoyl)glucosamine N-acyltransferase produces MKLQEIADRVGGEIVGDPDIEITGVAGIREARPGDITFFANPRYEAHLRSTDASAIILSKNGVEAGAGKTLLISPNPYVAFLRVIELFAPRDYEKPCGIHPTAVIGKNVTIGASVTIGPHAVIEDDAAIGEGTRILPNTYVGFRARIGRDCLIYPNVTIREDSEIGDRVILHSGSVIGSDGFGFTKNGPRHMKIPQIGRVVIGDDVEIGANTTIDRATVGTTRIGKGTKIDNLVQIAHNAVVGENTIIVAQVGISGSTEIGDNVTLAGQAGIVGHIRIGDNVKVGAQAGVTKSVPSNTAVSGYPAREHSLSRKIYASITRLPDLIRRLATLERRVNVLEGKPAGDPPLENGEEGDEE; encoded by the coding sequence ATGAAACTCCAAGAGATCGCGGATCGCGTCGGCGGGGAGATCGTCGGGGATCCGGACATCGAAATCACGGGGGTTGCCGGGATTCGCGAGGCGCGTCCCGGCGATATCACGTTTTTCGCGAACCCTCGCTACGAAGCGCATCTCCGCTCCACCGACGCGTCGGCGATCATCCTCTCCAAGAACGGGGTCGAGGCCGGCGCCGGAAAGACGCTGCTCATAAGCCCGAATCCGTACGTGGCGTTCCTCCGCGTGATTGAACTGTTCGCGCCGCGCGACTACGAGAAGCCATGCGGGATCCACCCGACCGCCGTGATCGGCAAGAACGTGACGATCGGCGCGTCGGTCACGATCGGACCGCACGCGGTGATCGAGGACGACGCGGCGATCGGGGAAGGGACGCGCATTCTTCCGAACACCTACGTCGGGTTCCGCGCGCGGATCGGCCGCGATTGTCTCATCTACCCGAACGTGACGATCCGCGAGGATTCCGAGATCGGAGATCGCGTCATTCTGCATAGCGGCTCCGTGATCGGGAGCGACGGTTTCGGTTTCACGAAGAACGGGCCCCGGCACATGAAGATCCCGCAGATCGGCCGCGTGGTGATCGGAGACGACGTGGAGATCGGCGCGAACACCACGATCGATCGGGCCACGGTGGGAACGACGCGCATCGGCAAGGGGACGAAGATCGACAACTTGGTGCAGATCGCGCACAACGCCGTGGTCGGCGAGAACACGATCATCGTTGCGCAAGTGGGGATCTCCGGGAGCACCGAGATCGGCGACAACGTCACGCTCGCGGGGCAAGCCGGCATCGTCGGGCACATCCGGATCGGAGACAACGTCAAGGTCGGGGCCCAGGCGGGAGTCACCAAATCCGTCCCGTCCAACACGGCCGTCTCCGGCTATCCGGCGCGCGAGCACAGCCTCTCCCGAAAGATCTACGCCAGCATCACGCGCCTTCCCGATCTCATTCGAAGGCTCGCGACGCTCGAGAGGCGCGTCAACGTGCTCGAGGGGAAGCCCGCGGGCGACCCGCCGCTCGAGAACGGCGAAGAGGGGGACGAAGAATGA
- a CDS encoding OmpH family outer membrane protein has protein sequence MKTGIARLVRGGAVAAFVAAALGAGPIDAAEPKIGYIDSARIFAEFKGTEDAQRSFDQEVAGWVKEAEGMKAELDSLQREFQAQSLMLSDTRKEERKQAIDQKKAAYETFTQSVWGPQGKIAEKNSELIQPIIEKINVVLQRIGEEENYTIVLDASVGGIVYAAPGIDLTDRILEELNRGIEPTETR, from the coding sequence GTGAAGACAGGAATCGCGCGGCTCGTTCGAGGAGGCGCGGTCGCGGCGTTCGTTGCGGCGGCCCTCGGCGCCGGTCCGATCGACGCGGCGGAACCGAAGATCGGGTACATCGACTCCGCGCGCATCTTCGCCGAGTTCAAAGGAACCGAGGACGCGCAGCGCTCCTTCGACCAGGAGGTCGCGGGCTGGGTGAAGGAGGCCGAGGGGATGAAGGCCGAGCTCGATTCCCTTCAGAGGGAGTTTCAGGCGCAGAGCCTCATGCTCTCGGACACGCGCAAGGAGGAGAGGAAGCAGGCGATCGATCAGAAGAAGGCGGCCTATGAGACCTTCACGCAGTCGGTCTGGGGCCCGCAAGGAAAGATCGCCGAGAAGAACAGCGAGCTGATCCAGCCGATCATCGAGAAGATCAACGTCGTCCTCCAGCGCATCGGCGAGGAGGAGAACTACACGATCGTGCTCGACGCGTCGGTCGGAGGGATCGTCTACGCCGCCCCGGGGATCGACCTCACCGACCGGATCCTCGAGGAGCTGAACAGAGGGATCGAGCCGACGGAGACGCGATAA